DNA sequence from the bacterium genome:
AGAACGCAAAGATAAAACAATTCCTTTCTTTGCGCGCTTTGCGTTCTTCTGTTCAAAAAACTGTGCTAATCTTTCTGAGGAACAATGATGGAAAATTGTATTTTTTGTAAAGTCGCAAATCGTTCCGTGCCATCAAAGATAGTGTTTGAAAACGACAACGTTGTAGCTTTTGAAGATTTAAATCCACAAGCACCAACACACATTCTCGTTGTTCCTAAAAAGCACATAGGAACTCTGAACGATGCTACACAAGAAGATGCGCAGCTTCTAGGCGAAATCATTCTGAGCGCAACAGCTATTGCAAAGGACCGGCACATCAGCGGATCCGGCTACCGCCTTGTTTGCAATACGAATCCGGGAGCCGGTCAGTCTGTCTTCCATATTCATATTCATCTGCTTGGTGGTAGAACTCTTGCCTGGCCGCCGGGATGAGGAGCGCCAGAGTAATGAGTAATGAGCAATGAGACTGAACGGGAGACTCATTACTCATTGTTCATGACTCATTACTGAATATGCTGATTGTGGTGGGGGGATTGATCTACCGGGATGGGAAACTTCTCATTGCACAACGTCCACCAGGCAAACATGGCGCTTTGAAGTGGGAATTTCCGGGCGGCAAACTGGAAGCAGAAGAAGATCCACGCGATTGCCTGGTTCGTGAAGTCAAAGAAGAGCTGGATGTGGA
Encoded proteins:
- a CDS encoding histidine triad nucleotide-binding protein produces the protein MENCIFCKVANRSVPSKIVFENDNVVAFEDLNPQAPTHILVVPKKHIGTLNDATQEDAQLLGEIILSATAIAKDRHISGSGYRLVCNTNPGAGQSVFHIHIHLLGGRTLAWPPG